Sequence from the Caballeronia sp. SL2Y3 genome:
CCATCGAGCTGCATCTGGAACCCGTGCGAATCGGGTCCGTGCTGACGCGGGCGATCGAGGCCGCGAGTCCGCTGATCGAGCAGCGCGGCCAAACCCTGTCGCTCTCCGTGAGAGACGACGGCGCATTGATCTCCGCGGACCTCACGCGGCTCACGCAGGTCTTCGGCAATCTGCTCAACAACGCGGCGAAATACACGGATGCGGGCGGCACCATCCGCGTCGAAGCCGTGACGCGTGCGACGGAGATCGTGGTCTCCGTGTCCGACAACGGCGCCGGCATCAGCGACGAACTGATGCCTCGCCTCTTCACCATCTTCGAGCAGGGACGAACCACCATCGACCGCGCGAAAGGCGGATTGGGGATCGGCCTTGCGCTCGTGAAGAATCTCGTCGAGCTGCATGGCGGCACCGTCACCGCGACGAGCGAAGGGCCGGGCAAGGGGTCCACCTTCGTCGTGACGCTGCCGACCGCACCGCATGCGCTCGCGCCGGTGGACGCATTGCCGTACTGGCATTCGCTTCCCGACGGAAACGGCGTGCGCGTGCTGCTCGTCGACGATAACGAAGACGGTCTTCTCGCGATGGAAGCGTTCCTTACCGAACTCGGATTCGACGTGGCGACGGCGAGCCTGCCGGAAACGGCACTGCGAGTCGCGGCGGACTTTCGCCCGGCGTTCGCCGTGCTCGATATCGGCTTGCCCGGCATGGACGGCTACGAGCTTGCCAGGACGCTGCAACGGCAACACGGGGCTCACGCGCCGCGTCTCTTTGCGTTGACCGGCTACGGTCAGCCCGAAGACCGCAAGCGCTCGGCTGACGCCGGGTTCGAGCGTCACTTCGTGAAGCCGGTGCCGCTCATGGATCTCGCCGAAGCGCTGCGCGTGATCGAGTGACGCACTCGCGGCCCGTTACGCTTCGTTTTCGGGGAAATCCGCGCCCACCGTCGTCTTTTCCCACGTGTCGAAGTCGCGCTTGAGCATGTCGAGCTTCTTGCGCGCCAGTTCCAGCGCGGTCTTACCGAGCAGCAGACGCAGCGGCGGTGTATCCGCAGTCGCGGCTTCGATGATGGCATGCGCCGCGCGCACCGGATCGCCCGCCTGATTGCCGCTGCGAGCCGCTGTCTGCTTGCGACGCTCGCCCGCGGTCGCCGCATAGTCGGCGATCTCGGTCCCCGAGGACTTGATCGACGGCCCCGCCCAGTTGGTCCGGAACGGGCCCGGCTCGACAATCATCACGTCGATGCCGAGCGGCTTCAGTTCCGTCGCGAGCGATTCCGATATGCCTTCCACCGCGTACTTGGTGCCGTGGTAGTAGCCTGTCGCGGCGAAGCTGGCGAGTCCGCCGATAGACGACACGTTAATCACGATGCCGCTCTTCTGCGCGCGCATGACGGGCAGCACCGCCTTCGTCATATCGACGAGACCGAACACGTTGGTTTCGAACATGTCGCGCACCACGTCGTCTTCGCCTTCTTCGATCGCCGCAAGGTAGCCGTAACCTGCGTTATTCACGAGAGCATCGATGCGGCCGAAGCGTTGCATCGTCTGATCGACGGCGTTCTTGATCTGTTCGCGGTTCTGTACGTCGAGCGGCAGGACGATCGCGCGGTCTTCGCGCCCTTCGACGATGTCCTGCACCTTCGACGGATCGCGGGCCGTCACGACCGCGCGCCAGCCGCGTTCGAGCACCGCGTTCGCCAATTCACGGCCGAAGCCCGTTGAACAGCCGGTAATCAGCCAGACGGGATTGTCCCGGTTCATCATGTCCAGACTCCTTTCAGATGGAAAGTTTCGATGAAAGCGTTGGTGGCGACAGCAGAAGAGTCGAATTCATTCTAGCGGCGGTCGCCGTTTGTCGCAGGGATCGTGCCGGGCAGGAAATGTTGGTTGTCGCCAGATAGTTAGTAGCTCTATCTATATTTGGACAATCGATTGCGAACATCGAACCGGAACAAAGTCCTCGATGGATGTATCCTCGGCAGGTTGAGCTTACGGCTTCGAGCTGAGGCCGCCGTGCATGCTGTACGCGGCTTTCGTTAGAATGAATTGAATCCCCTATTTCTGCCATTGCAGGAGGCGAGCGTGTCAGGTTTACTCCCCGATGTGGACCCCGATGGACTTCTCGAATATTCAGTCGTTTTCACCGACCGGTCACTCAATCATATGTCGCAGCGCTTCCAGGGCGTCATGCGCGACATCTCGGCCTTGCTCAAGAAGGTCTATCACGCGCATTCGGCCGCCGTGGTTCCCGGCAGCGGGACCTTCGGCATGGAAGCCGTCGCGCGTCAATTCGCGACGAACAAGAAGTGTCTCGTCATTCGCAACGGCTGGTTCAGTTACCGCTGGACGCAGATATTCGACATGGGCAGCATTCCGTCCGAGTCCGTCGTCCTGAAGGCCCGTCCGGCGCAGCAAGGCAGACAGGTCCCGTATGCGCCGCCTCCGGTGGATGAAGTCGTCGCGGCCATCGCCGAGCACAAGCCCGATCTGGTCTTTGCCCCGCATGTCGAAACGGCATCGGGCGTGATGCTTCCCGACAGCTACTTGCGCGCCGTATCGGACGCGGTGCATGCGGTCGGAGGCATGTTCGTGCTCGATTGCATCGCCTCCGGCACCGTGTGGGTCGATATGCAGACAAGCGGCATCGACGTCCTTCTGAGCGCACCGCAGAAAGGATGGAGCGCTTCGCCGTGCTGCGCGCTCGTGATGCTCAGTCCCCTCGCGCGCGAAAGGATCGAAGCGACGACGAGCACCAGCTTCGCCTGCGACCTGCTCAAATGGCTGCAGATCATGGAAGCCTACGAAAAAGGTGGCTTCGCCTATCACGCGACGATGCCCACGGACAGTCTCGAAACGCTGCGCGATGCGATGAAGGAAGCGGACTCCTACGGCTTCGACAAGGTACGCGCGGAGCAACTCGAACTGGGTCAACGCGTGCGCGCGCTATTGGCCGAGAAGGGCTTCAAGAGCGTGGCGCCGGAGGGTTTCGAGGCTCCGGGAGTGGTCGTCAGCTACACGGACGACGACGGCATCCGCTCCGGCAAAAAGTTCGCCGATGCCGGCTTGCAAGTGGCGGCCGGCGTTCCGCTCAAGTGCGACGAGCCCGACGATTTCAAGACTTTCCGCATCGGGCTATTCGGTCTCGACAAGCTGCACGATGTGGATGCGGCCGTCGCCCGAGTGGCCCGCGCATTGGAGCAGATCGTCTGATCCATGACTGAAGTATTGGCGGCGAACTCGCGATGCGTCATGAGTTCGCCGCTTGCTTTCTCGACTAAACCTACGCGCACCGCATCTCACACCACCTTAGGCGGCGTCTCGAACGTGTGATACGGCGCGGGGCTCGGCACCGTCCATTCGAGGCCCTGCGCCCCATCCCAGGGCGACTCGGCGACGGGCCGGGTACTACTGCTTCGCATATAGGTTGGCAACGCGACGAAGAACAGGAAATACACCTGCGCCAGTCCGAACGCGAACGCGCCGATGGTCGCAATCTGATTGAACTCGGTGAATTGCGCCGGATAATCCGCATAGCGACGCGGCATGCCGGCCAGCCCGAGAAAATGCATCGGGAAGAACGTCACGTTAAACGAGATCATCGTGATCCAGAAATGAATCTTTCCTCGTGTCTCGTTGTAAAGACGGCCGGTCCATTTGCTCGACCAGTAGTACCACCCGGCAAAGAGCGCGAATAACGACCCCGCAACCAAAACATAGTGGAAGTGCGCGACCACGTAATACGTGCCGTGCAGCGGAATGTCGAGCGGCGCCATGGACAGAATCACACCGGTAAAGCCGCCGATCGTAAAGACGAAAATGAATCCGATGGCAAAGAGCATCGGCGTCTCGAACGTAAGCGCGCCGCGCCACATGGTGGCCGTCCAGTTGAACACCTTCACGCCTGTGGGCACGGCGATAATCATCGTCGCGTACATGAAGAACAGCTGACCGGACACCGGCATCCCTGTCGTGAACATATGATGCGCCCAGACGAGAAACGACAGCACCGCAATGGACGACCCCGCGTAGACCATCGAGCTATAGCCGAAGAGCGGCTTGCGCGAGAACGCCGGCACGACTTGCGAGATGATGCCGAACGCCGGCAGGATCATGATGTACACCTCCGGATGCCCGAAGAACCAGAATAGGTGGATGTACATGACAGGATCGCCGCCGCCCGCTGCATTGAAGAACGTGGTCCCAAAGTGCCGGTCGAACAGCACCATCGTGATGACACCCGCGAGCACCGGCATCACCGCAATCAGCAAGTACGCAGTGATGAGCCACATCCATGCGAAAAGCGGCATCTTCATGATCGTCATGCCCGGCGCGCGCATGTTGAGGATGGTCACGATGATGTTGATCGCGCCCATGATCGACGACGCGCCCATGATGTGAATCGCGAAGATGGTCAGGTCCATGCCCGCGCTCTGTTGCACCGACAACGGCGCATACATGGTCCATCCCGCCTGCATCGCGCCGCCCGGCAAAAAGTACTGCCCGATGAGCAACACCGCCGCCACCGGCAGCAGCCAGAACGAGAAGTTGTTCATGCGAGCGAATGCCATGTCGCTTGCGCCGATCTGCAGCGGAATCATCCAGTTCGCGAAGCCGACAAACGCGGGCATGATCGCGCCGAAGATCATCACGAGACCGTGTGAGCTGACCAGTTGATTGAAGAACTCGGGCCGGAAAAATTGCAAGCCGGGCTGAAAGAGTTCGGCGCGAATGGCGAGCGCCATTGTTCCGCCCACCAGAAACATGATGAACGAGAAGGCAAGGTAGAGCGTGCCGATGTCCTTGTGGTTCGTCGTGAACAACCATCGCCGCAGGCCGTGAGGGACGTGGTGCGAGTCGGAATGCGGAATTGCGGGATCTGCGATCGAGTGATGGATGTCGGTCATGGCGCTCTCCAGTGGCGCTGAGAAAGAGCATTCGGCATGCCGTTGTATCGCCGTTTCGAGCGGTGCATGGGACTACCGATTGCTCTGCAATGCCGACATGGCGACATCTCGTGGAGCGCGTATGGCCGACATCCAGTCCTCGCGACAATGGCTTCTTTACCGCCGTTCGTCGTGCAGTCCGGCGTCGTTCGCTATCGCGTGCGCGGGCCTTTCTGTCATTCCGGTCGCGTTCGCTTCGACCATGCATGCACTGAACGGATGCGTTCTCTTTTACGCTGCCGCGCTCGTTCACGCTTGCGCGATCTGGTGCTGCTTCTTCGTGTATGCGCGGCATGCCGTTGACGGCGAACTCGTTACCTTGCAGGACGATGTTCTCGTCGTCGAATCAATATGCGGCAGGCGTAAATGCACGCATCAATTCAACACGCGGTGGGTGACGTTGCTTGTCGCGCAGAACGGCGCAGGCGTACGACTGTTCGTTCGCAGCGCGGGCGAGACCGTGGAATTAGGCCGCTACGCAACGCAGGGCCACCGCTTGCAATTTGCGTCGGAGTTTCAGCGCATCGCGCGATGCGAGCGCCATGCGCATCCTTAAGCAGACAACGCGCACTGCTCATGCGTGTAGCCACCTGAAATAGCGGCTACACGCCTTACGACGCCACGTCATTCGCCTTTCACGGACGCCGCGCCGTCTTCGTTACTGCCGCCTTCCCGACGCTGCACGCCGGCACCTTCCGTCCCGCCTATCGTGTCTTCCTTGCTGGACAATTCGACGAGCCCTTCTTCCTCAGTGATATCCGACGTCTCGACGGCTCTCGGGTTGCCGGGTCCCGACGGGCTATTCGCGTGTCTGGCCATGACTGACTCCGTTTGGTTGATGGCAGGGCCGCCGCCTGGCAAAGCGCCCTCCTTCCTATTTCACGTGGTATCGCACAGGCTATCGCATCACCTGCAATGGCTATGCCCAGGTTATGGCGATACCGCCTCTCGACGGGCATGACGCATGCGGCGCTATCGTTCTCAACCAACGGAGCGTGACCATGAGCGAGCAGACTTCTGGAGAGCAAAACAAGCAGCCAAGCGAGACGGAGCGCGAACGGGCTCGCGAGGAGCGGCAGCAGACCGAAGTGGACGGCGCCTCCGATAGAAGCGGAAGCGGCAACACGCTCGGCGATGGCAGCAGCAATAAGCAGCCAGCAGCATAGTCGGTCGCAGCGTCGCGTCTGCGGTAGAGAGTCGATAAACGCGCCTCTTACTGCGTCTTTGCAGCGTCGCTACCCGCGCAAGTGTCTACGCCTTCCAACCCTTGCGCGCGCTTCTTCGCTGCAAGCCGTGCCTGCGCGAGTTGCAAGTTTCGCGGGTAGTAGAAATCTTCTTGCCATGGCTGATAGCCGACGCTTTCCAGTTCCCGAAGCTCGCACTGCGCCCGCGCGCGAGTCATCGGTACTTGCTGTGTGGACGTTTGCGCAAATACGGACATGGGCGCTGCGATCAACAAGCCACCAGCAAAGCGCAGAAAGAAAGCAATAAAACGAATCATCGGACTGCTCCAGAACGGATTGCTGCGTCAAGCAATCGCCGCGCCGCACTGGCGTTGCCGGGTACGAACGTTGCGCGCCCTGTGAGTCTGCGCGCATGCGCGTCCTTCACTTGTTCAGAGACAGGGAAACGAACCATGCCTCATATGTGCGATGTATGCGGCGCCCGGCCGGCGACCGTTCGATTGGCGGTCCTGCGCGATGGCCGCCGGCACGTCCTGAATGTCTGCGACTTTCACTATGCGCAGTTGACGCGACATCAACGCGCCTTATCCCCTTTCGAAGCGCTCTTCATGAGCGATAACCCCGGCCAGCCCGATGCAGCGGCGCAGCGCGTCTCGCCCGAGCGCGAGACGAGCGCGCAAGGCGTCGGGCTGGAGCGCTATTTGAGCGACAGCGCGAAAGAAATGCTCATGCGCGCGGCCGAACGCGCCGTGCAATTCGGACGTACGGAAGTCGATACCGAGCACCTTCTGTACGAGCTTGCCGATAACGCCGTCGTGCAGTCGATGCTGAAGAACATTGGCATCGACGCGAACGAAGTGCGCCGCTTTATCGACGCGAACGTGCAACGCCGCGAAGGCGTGCCGCCGCCCGCAAGCGGCGCCATCGGCGTATCGCCCCGCCTGAAGAGCGCGCTGGACCGCGCATTCGTGGCCTCGCGTCAGTTGCGGCATAGCTACATCGGGCCTGAACACTTGTTGATCGGCCTGTCCGAAGTGCCGGACAGCTTCGCCGGGCAATTGCTCGGCAAGATGAGCGTGGACGCGCAGGCGCTGCGGCGGCTGACGACGCAAACGGTCGGCGCGGGCGGGCCGCCTAACAAAGACGGCCCGCCTTCGCGCACGCCGAACCTCGACAAGTTCAGCCGCGACCTGACCGCGCTCGCACGCGAAGGTCATCTCGATCCCGTGATCGGCAGGGCAAGCGAGATCGAAACCATGGTGGAAGTTCTGGCCCGTCGGCGCAAGAACAATCCGGTGCTCATCGGCGAGCCGGGCGTCGGCAAGACCGCAGTCGTCGAAGGTCTCGCGCAACGCATGATCGGCGGCGATGTGCCCGAGTCGGTGCGCGACAAGCGGCTCATCGAACTGAACGTGAACTCGATGGTCGCGGGCGCCAAGTATCGCGGCGAGTTCGAAGAACGCGTGAAGCAGGTCATCGACGAGATTACGGCCAACCGCGAGACGTTGCTGCTTTTCGTGGACGAGGTGCATACGATCGTCGGCGCGGGACAGGGCGGCGGCGAAGGCGGACTCGATATCGCGAATGTGTTCAAGCCCGCGATGGCGCGCGGTGAACTGAACCTGATCGGCGCGACGACGCTCGCCGAGTATCAGAAGCACATAGAGAAAGACGCGGCGCTCGAACGGCGCTTTCAACCCGTGCTGATTCCCGAGCCGAGCGTCGCGCAAACCATCAACATTCTTCGCGGCTTGCGCGACCGCCTCGAAGCGCATCACAAGGTGACGATTCAGGATGATGCGATTGTCGCCGCAGCCGAGTTGTCGGATCGCTATATCAGCGGGCGCTTTCTGCCGGACAAGGCAATCGATCTCGTCGATCAGGCAGCGGCGCGCGTCAATCTATCGGCCACGTCGCGGCCCGCGGCCATTCTCGAACTCGAGTCCGAACTCGCGCAACTGCGCCGCGAACAGGACTACGCAGCGTCGCGCAAGCAATACGACCGCGCGCACGCGCTCGATGCCGAGATCGCCGGCAAGCAGAAAGCCTTCAACGATGCGACGGACGAATGGAAGAAGCGCATCGGCACGAATACGTCGAATGTGACGGTGACGCAGATCGCCGAGATTGTCGCGACGCTCACGGGCATTCCGGTCACTCAGTTGACCGAGCAGGAGCGCGAGCGGCTGCTGAACATGGAGGCGCGCCTGCATGAACGCGTGATCGGTCAGGAGGAAGCCGTGCGCGCGGTAAGCGATGCAGTGCGGCGCGCGCGAACGGGCCTTCAGGGACGCAACCGGCCGATCGCGGTCTTTCTCTTTCTCGGCTCGACGGGCGTGGGCAAGACCGAACTCGCGAAGGCATTGGCCGAAGTCGTGTTCGGCGATGAAGACGCCATGCTGCGTGTCGACATGAGCGAATACATGGAGCGTCACGCCGTGTCGCGGCTGATCGGTTCGCCGCCCGGCTACGTGGGCTATGAAGAAGGCGGGCAACTGACCGAGCGCGTGCGCCGGCGTCCGTATAGCGTGATTCTTCTCGACGAGATAGAGAAGGCGCACGCCGCTGTCTATAACGTGCTGCTGCAAGTCTTCGACGACGGACGCCTCACGGATGGCAAAGGACGGGTGGTCGATTTCAGCAACACGCTGATCATCGCGACCAGCAACCTCGCGTCCGACGTGATCGCGGGACAAAGGCGCGCGACCCTCGGCTTCACGAGTTCGGACAGCGACGCGGACGACTCCGTGAGAAGCGGCGTGATGAACGTGCTGCGTCAGCATTTCCGGCCCGAGTTCCTGAACCGCATCGACGACATCATCTTGTTCAAGTCGCTCGGACGTGAGGAAATCCGGCAGATCGTGCAATTGCAACTGGAGCACGTCAGGCGCATGGCGCACAGTCAGGACATC
This genomic interval carries:
- a CDS encoding hybrid sensor histidine kinase/response regulator, whose amino-acid sequence is MTADAAIEALSREAAERSLRDLMGLLALPALWAGRDGRTVIALMTEAVERIVRLDICYAHVPLLPDAPPFDSLRLSEAQATADTRLAWEPAIEAWRSMPISPRAVLQATPAGAQRLVRMSMGYTAAQGSVWFGSADPSFPTVADLAFLRAATSLAATGLQAARAAHERETASRAKDEFLAMLGHELRNPLAPITTALGLIRKHRGGASDKYHEIIERQVSHLSRLVEDLLDVSRITRGSIELHLEPVRIGSVLTRAIEAASPLIEQRGQTLSLSVRDDGALISADLTRLTQVFGNLLNNAAKYTDAGGTIRVEAVTRATEIVVSVSDNGAGISDELMPRLFTIFEQGRTTIDRAKGGLGIGLALVKNLVELHGGTVTATSEGPGKGSTFVVTLPTAPHALAPVDALPYWHSLPDGNGVRVLLVDDNEDGLLAMEAFLTELGFDVATASLPETALRVAADFRPAFAVLDIGLPGMDGYELARTLQRQHGAHAPRLFALTGYGQPEDRKRSADAGFERHFVKPVPLMDLAEALRVIE
- a CDS encoding oxidoreductase, producing the protein MMNRDNPVWLITGCSTGFGRELANAVLERGWRAVVTARDPSKVQDIVEGREDRAIVLPLDVQNREQIKNAVDQTMQRFGRIDALVNNAGYGYLAAIEEGEDDVVRDMFETNVFGLVDMTKAVLPVMRAQKSGIVINVSSIGGLASFAATGYYHGTKYAVEGISESLATELKPLGIDVMIVEPGPFRTNWAGPSIKSSGTEIADYAATAGERRKQTAARSGNQAGDPVRAAHAIIEAATADTPPLRLLLGKTALELARKKLDMLKRDFDTWEKTTVGADFPENEA
- a CDS encoding aminotransferase class V-fold PLP-dependent enzyme → MSGLLPDVDPDGLLEYSVVFTDRSLNHMSQRFQGVMRDISALLKKVYHAHSAAVVPGSGTFGMEAVARQFATNKKCLVIRNGWFSYRWTQIFDMGSIPSESVVLKARPAQQGRQVPYAPPPVDEVVAAIAEHKPDLVFAPHVETASGVMLPDSYLRAVSDAVHAVGGMFVLDCIASGTVWVDMQTSGIDVLLSAPQKGWSASPCCALVMLSPLARERIEATTSTSFACDLLKWLQIMEAYEKGGFAYHATMPTDSLETLRDAMKEADSYGFDKVRAEQLELGQRVRALLAEKGFKSVAPEGFEAPGVVVSYTDDDGIRSGKKFADAGLQVAAGVPLKCDEPDDFKTFRIGLFGLDKLHDVDAAVARVARALEQIV
- the ctaD gene encoding cytochrome c oxidase subunit I; amino-acid sequence: MTDIHHSIADPAIPHSDSHHVPHGLRRWLFTTNHKDIGTLYLAFSFIMFLVGGTMALAIRAELFQPGLQFFRPEFFNQLVSSHGLVMIFGAIMPAFVGFANWMIPLQIGASDMAFARMNNFSFWLLPVAAVLLIGQYFLPGGAMQAGWTMYAPLSVQQSAGMDLTIFAIHIMGASSIMGAINIIVTILNMRAPGMTIMKMPLFAWMWLITAYLLIAVMPVLAGVITMVLFDRHFGTTFFNAAGGGDPVMYIHLFWFFGHPEVYIMILPAFGIISQVVPAFSRKPLFGYSSMVYAGSSIAVLSFLVWAHHMFTTGMPVSGQLFFMYATMIIAVPTGVKVFNWTATMWRGALTFETPMLFAIGFIFVFTIGGFTGVILSMAPLDIPLHGTYYVVAHFHYVLVAGSLFALFAGWYYWSSKWTGRLYNETRGKIHFWITMISFNVTFFPMHFLGLAGMPRRYADYPAQFTEFNQIATIGAFAFGLAQVYFLFFVALPTYMRSSSTRPVAESPWDGAQGLEWTVPSPAPYHTFETPPKVV
- a CDS encoding DUF2244 domain-containing protein; the encoded protein is MADIQSSRQWLLYRRSSCSPASFAIACAGLSVIPVAFASTMHALNGCVLFYAAALVHACAIWCCFFVYARHAVDGELVTLQDDVLVVESICGRRKCTHQFNTRWVTLLVAQNGAGVRLFVRSAGETVELGRYATQGHRLQFASEFQRIARCERHAHP
- a CDS encoding DUF4148 domain-containing protein; amino-acid sequence: MIRFIAFFLRFAGGLLIAAPMSVFAQTSTQQVPMTRARAQCELRELESVGYQPWQEDFYYPRNLQLAQARLAAKKRAQGLEGVDTCAGSDAAKTQ
- a CDS encoding ATP-dependent Clp protease ATP-binding subunit, with amino-acid sequence MPHMCDVCGARPATVRLAVLRDGRRHVLNVCDFHYAQLTRHQRALSPFEALFMSDNPGQPDAAAQRVSPERETSAQGVGLERYLSDSAKEMLMRAAERAVQFGRTEVDTEHLLYELADNAVVQSMLKNIGIDANEVRRFIDANVQRREGVPPPASGAIGVSPRLKSALDRAFVASRQLRHSYIGPEHLLIGLSEVPDSFAGQLLGKMSVDAQALRRLTTQTVGAGGPPNKDGPPSRTPNLDKFSRDLTALAREGHLDPVIGRASEIETMVEVLARRRKNNPVLIGEPGVGKTAVVEGLAQRMIGGDVPESVRDKRLIELNVNSMVAGAKYRGEFEERVKQVIDEITANRETLLLFVDEVHTIVGAGQGGGEGGLDIANVFKPAMARGELNLIGATTLAEYQKHIEKDAALERRFQPVLIPEPSVAQTINILRGLRDRLEAHHKVTIQDDAIVAAAELSDRYISGRFLPDKAIDLVDQAAARVNLSATSRPAAILELESELAQLRREQDYAASRKQYDRAHALDAEIAGKQKAFNDATDEWKKRIGTNTSNVTVTQIAEIVATLTGIPVTQLTEQERERLLNMEARLHERVIGQEEAVRAVSDAVRRARTGLQGRNRPIAVFLFLGSTGVGKTELAKALAEVVFGDEDAMLRVDMSEYMERHAVSRLIGSPPGYVGYEEGGQLTERVRRRPYSVILLDEIEKAHAAVYNVLLQVFDDGRLTDGKGRVVDFSNTLIIATSNLASDVIAGQRRATLGFTSSDSDADDSVRSGVMNVLRQHFRPEFLNRIDDIILFKSLGREEIRQIVQLQLEHVRRMAHSQDIDLEFDGSVVEYLGKAGYRPEFGARELRRQIRQLIENELAKEMLKGDIVEGARVRCVYDREARRIVFDAERKTAADLGAPPTP